gagacccttccccagcaccacagcagggactgagcaGGAATGGCTGCTGGGTGCAGCCAGCTGGCATTGCAAGGGGCTGGGCCCACCTGCCCCCGTGCCTGGGGGCAGccacccctgcctgcagccctgccgGATCATGGACCCGACCGGATCTGACCAGCCCCAGCATTTCTGTGGGCCGGGGAAAGTGCCGCAGGAGGGAGCCGGCCTCAGGAcctctgcagccactgctgggaCCCTCCATCCCAGTGGAACTGGGCCCAGACTGGGATGGTACTGCTGCCAATTGGGTCTGCTCTCCCCAAGACAGGCTCCACAAAATCCTTCCAGAGGGACATCTCCCAGTCCAGACCAAGGACACTTTTTCTGCACTCCCTTATGGATTGTGCTCCAGTGCTGACCCACCAACTGGAAAACACATGTGCATTGGGCCTTCCTCACTGCCAGGGCTGGCCTCGCCCCACACAGCCTCCACTGCACGGGCACAAtggcacctgctccagcactgacAGGGCAGGCACCCGCCAGTGCAGAGTtaagcacagctctgcttcccaAATTCCCCTGCCAGCAAGCAGATTTCATGGAAGATAAAATACTCATTCTTAAAacctcttcctttcttcagcagaagGTAGCAGGCAAAGGGTGGTAGATGTGGCTGTGGTGGCTTGTGCTGTAGTTTTACCCAACTTAGAAGTCGTTATCTTCTGCACAGGATGCGAGACATCCTTCGTCAGCCAATCGCTCTGGCGCTGTGAAACCTCGAGCCCCACGGAAGCTGAGACATGCTGACACGGGCAGCCCCCGGCTGCTTATGGAAAACCCCGCATGGCTTTCTCGAAGCGGCCGTGGCCCTGACCCTTCCCCACACATACATCACTGCACCGATGCCACCAGGAATCCCAGGGGCTCCCCCAACATCGCTCTGCGGCACGGCGAAGGGTCCTGCTGCGCCGGCAGCAGCCCTACCCCAAGCGCTGGCgtccccgggggctgcggggggacaCACGGCTGGCCCGGGGCCACTGGTCCTTGCTGCCCAGGAGGTGGGGACCCAGGCGGCAGCGCTGGGACTCGGCGGGGCTGTCTGGCAGCGGGCAGAGCAGTagggctggggccagggctggctctggctgtCGGGGCCAGAGCGGGAGGGACTGGGCAGCTTCAACAGTAGCCACGACCACCCAGCCCGAGCCCTGCCCCGAGCAGCCGCCCTGGCGGCGGGCACAGCACAGACCCACGGGCCCCGCTGTGCACTGAGAGAGCAGCAGTTTTTCCAGGCTGTGCCGGGGGAATTCAGTACGGGAATGCGCCAGCTGCAGGACGTGGCCCACAGCCCAGCAAGTTACGGAGCCCCCGAACCCTCGGTGTTCCAGCAGCGGCCGCTCAGACCTAGCCCCGCACGGAACGCGCCCTCCCCGAGCGGGGGGGAGGCAACCGAGCCGGCCGGGGCTGCAGCCGGAGCCCCGCGGCGCTCAGACACGGCCGGAGGCGCCAGAGCCCCGTCCCGGGGATACCCCGCGTTGCCCCGCCGTGCGGTGGCCCCTCGGCCGGCGCCTCGCCCTGACGCCCCAGTGGATGGCAGAAAATCTGCAGCGTGCGGGACGGAACCTCCCCCGGCCGAAGGCGGGACCCAGAGCGGCCAGGGGCTCCCCCGCCCCAGGGCCAGCGGCCCGGCCCGGCAGTGACGTCACACTGAGCGTCACTTCCGGCTCCCGGCGCGGCCCCGACTCCGGTTCCGGCGAAAGCGGCCGCGGTTCCGGTTCCGGTGTTGTCAGCGCCGCAGCTCGGACCCCGCTCTGCCGGGCCCCTGCCGCCGCCACCATGGCGGTCCCCAGCGCTCTCATGAAGCAGCCGCCGATCCAGTCCACGGCGGGCGCCGTGCCCGTCCGCAACGAGAAGGGTGAGCGGGGgcccggggggcgcggggggggcaGTgccgggggggcgcggggccgggacCCTCGGTGACGGCCCGGCGCTCGCAGGTGAGCTGTCCATGGAGAAGGTAAAGGTGAAGCGGTACGTGTCGGGCAAGCGGCCCGACTATGCGCCCATGGAGTCGTCGGAGGAGGAAGACGAGGAGTTCCAGTTCATCAAGAAGGCgaaggagcaggaggtggagcccgaggagcaggaggaggaactggccAACGACCCTCGGCTCCGGCGCCTCCAGAACCGCATCGCAGAGGACGTGGAGGAGCGGTGAGTGACGGGTGAGGCGGGAGCTGAGCTCCCTTtgcctggcaggggctggggagccTGCACTTTTCTGCGGCACTGCAGGGAAGAACTGCAccgggcaggagctgggagcatTGTCCGGGCAGTGCAGGAGAGTCCATGACTCTTCTCACGTCCATGTTGCACTCTCCCTGGGGCTCCTTTCCAACCAGGAGCCAGCCAGGCAAAGCCCCACATCCAGGTGCACTTGAGGGGGTGGTGGCAAAAGCAGGCTCCAAAATAGATATTGGTGCAGTGTGCTGAGGCTcgaggcagtggggagggataGTGTCATGTAAAGTGTGCTCTGGGGAGGGAGCACCAGGTGCTGCTTGCctcctgtggagctgctgctggttttgtttccagTAACAGGGAGGCTTCCAATTGAGAACTCCATTCCTACTCGAAGCATGGACAGtgaggagctgcctgtgcccagccacTGCAGCCTCCTGGGAGAGCACGTCTCAGTTCTGTCCAcacctggcagtgccagtgcttACCTTGCCAGGAGCGATTCCTGAACAGCCACCTTCCCGTAGCCTCTTTACATTACGAGTGCCATGGGTTAATTGGGGCCTGTTGCAGGCTTGCGAGACACCGCAAAATTGTGGAACCTGAAGTGGTTGGAGAAAGTGATTCGGAGGTGGAGGGGGAAGCATGGCGGCTGGAGCGGGAGGACACcagtgaagaggaggaggaggagatcgATGATGAGGTGCGCTTGCAGAGCTGGAGAATGGGCCTAGGGAAACTGGAATGGCACAGGCTGGAACTGCCCTTTGCACAGATATGTGGGTTTTCTGATGGAGCTGGACAAGTGTTACACTTGGCCATGACTTACCTGGTCGGTGACCATCCTCTTGCATGGGACTGGACACTCAGAGAGGCCACCCTGCATCCGGAGGGGTGGGTGTATCTTCTCAAAGCCAACACTCCAAACATCATGCGTGTTTtacagaggagagagggaagcgGTAGCGGGGCTGGTCTCTGACTgctctgtgctgttccccaTTAGGAGATCGAGCGTCGACGTGGGATGATGCGTCAGCGAGCGCAGGAGAGGAAAACGGAGGAGATGGAAGTGATGGAGTTGGAAGATGAGGGTCGGTCTGGAGAAGAATCTGAGTCAGAGTCCGAGTATGAGGAGTACACGGACAGCGAGGATGAAATGGAGCCACGTCTCAAACCTGTCTTCATCCGCAAGTAGGTGACATGGTTGCACGGGCCGGCCCTGGCAGGGACTCGGGAGTGACAAGCTCGGGGCTGAGCAGACCCTGCTGCCGCGGTCCCTTCCTCACCATGGGGCAGCCGTTTGCCTCCCCCAGGTGGGATGGTTACAGCCTGGCAGGGCATAGCTGAGGAGCGAGAGGCGATCCCTGTACCCACAGCCCCTCATTGGCTGTGTTGTGTCACTGCGGGATCACGCTGTGGAGTCTGAGCGGAGCCCTTGGGTGAGGGCTGTACAGTGGCAAAGGGAGGTGGTAGCCTCGAGAAAGGGGAGAggcccagggctcagcctgtgctTGCAGAGGGCAAAGGCTGAAAGCGGCCGCGGTGCGGGAGGGGATGGAGTCAGCAGGGGGCCAGGCAGCTGCGCTGGGTTGCGGTAGGGCTGAAGGCTGTTGTGGTCCTGCTCTCAGGAAGGACCGGATCACAGTTCAGGAGCGAGAAGCGGAAGCCCTGAAGCAGaaagagctggagcaggaagcAAAGAGGATGGCAGAGGAGAGGCGCAAGTACACACTCAAGGTGTGGAGggttgggctgggggctgcggGGGGCAATCACTGCAGCAAGTTTAGCTTGGACCTCGCTGCAGATCGTAGAAGAGGAAGCAAAGAAGGAGCTGGAAGAGAACAAACGCTCGCTGGCAGCACTGGATGCGCTTGATACAGATGATGAGAATGATGAGGAAGAGTATGAGGCCTGGAAGGTCCGTGAGCTGAAGCGCATCAAACGGGACCGTGAGGAACGAGAAGCGTAAGTATTGTCTGTGTAGACACAAGGCTTAGAGCCCACAGGCTCCtctaaaaaaaaagcaccttttcctCAGGCTGCCCTTTGGCAGCAGGGTCCCAGCTGGACCAAGTGCCCAGAGCCCTTCCTGCTTGCCCTCAGGGCACCTTTGCTCCCTGACAGTAAATGTGTAACCCCTTGGGTGGTAGCTGGTGACAGCTGCTgtcctgggagctgccctggggacGCGGGATCTCAGCGGCTTCTCTCTCACCCAgcatggagaaggaaaaggcgGAGATCGAGCGCATGCGGAACCTGACGGAGGAGGAGCGCCGAGCTGAGCTCCGGGCCAACGGCAAAGTCATCACCAACAAGGCAGTGAAGGGCAAATACAAGTTCCTGCAGAAGTACTACCACCGCGGCGCCTTCTTCATGGTGAGTATGCCAAGGGTTGGGCATGGCCACAGGGGCTGTGCCAGACACCAGGGCCACCTTTTTGGTCTGGGGAGCCTCCCCTATCCTGCAGTACTCTGGGGCTGAGGTTGCCCTGGGACAAGAGCCAGCCCTCAGAGGCATCACGGGGCTGAAGCTGACTCAGCATGACCTCACCAGACCCCGTCAGGTTGAGGGTTCCCAGCTGAGATGAAGTCAAAGCTGCAgagctgtccctgtgctgctgtctggGCCACAGACCCAGCCAGAACCAAGCTAGCTCCATGTGGGCTATGACCTGCGCGTTGGAGAAGTGGCCTGGGGGACAACACTCACATTCCCCCCTCCAGCAGTAGTTAATAGGGCTGCAAGTACTAtggcagccctggcagagcagcgATACAAGCTGTGGGCAGCTCCCCCACTTCTGCTGGTGCTGGCCGGAACCTTTGAGGCTGAGCAGACATGTCCTTTTTCTgcaggatgaggatgaggaggtGTACAAGAGGGACTTCAGTGCCCCAACCCTCGAGGATCACTTCAACAAGACCATCCTGCCCAAAGTCATGCAGGTGGGTGCATTGGCAGAGGGTGCCCAGCCCACGTGCCAGACCAAAGGGTGGGGGTTCTGGGCAGGGGGGAGCAGCGGGTCCTGCAGCCACCCTGAGCA
The DNA window shown above is from Pseudopipra pipra isolate bDixPip1 chromosome 12, bDixPip1.hap1, whole genome shotgun sequence and carries:
- the MFAP1 gene encoding microfibrillar-associated protein 1 — encoded protein: MAVPSALMKQPPIQSTAGAVPVRNEKGELSMEKVKVKRYVSGKRPDYAPMESSEEEDEEFQFIKKAKEQEVEPEEQEEELANDPRLRRLQNRIAEDVEERLARHRKIVEPEVVGESDSEVEGEAWRLEREDTSEEEEEEIDDEEIERRRGMMRQRAQERKTEEMEVMELEDEGRSGEESESESEYEEYTDSEDEMEPRLKPVFIRKKDRITVQEREAEALKQKELEQEAKRMAEERRKYTLKIVEEEAKKELEENKRSLAALDALDTDDENDEEEYEAWKVRELKRIKRDREEREAMEKEKAEIERMRNLTEEERRAELRANGKVITNKAVKGKYKFLQKYYHRGAFFMDEDEEVYKRDFSAPTLEDHFNKTILPKVMQVKNFGRSGRTKYTHLVDQDTTSFDSAWGQESAQNTKFFKQKAAGVRDVFERPSAKKRKTT